A part of Caviibacter abscessus genomic DNA contains:
- a CDS encoding OmpA family protein, whose protein sequence is MGKNKKIFGLVLGILPLITPIIVSAELTTAQIITPIIVSAELTTAQIGATLVQKPLTKNTVSGTKATALGEENVTNGEKTVALGFGNEAKKRKAVAVGLKNKAEGEKSSAMGYKNITKGKMSSAVGEKNKATGDRSSAYGYRNESTGLHSQVFGYGNKAEGERTSIFGNKYKVTGEQSGAFGLGDGSFKEGKKDWDYKKMIEGSNSYAFGNRNGISKSAKNSFILGNDTDIEKENSVAIGNKNKVKNKNTFVLGNDITATKENSVYLGNKSSEADSTHSKALEDYSKDLTLFSSPINFTGGKAIGIVTIGSVGNERRLQNVAAGLIAEKSTDAINGSQLYAITQALKDKIDNITLKYEGDKGKKELKLKTETMKLSGDGNITTEVNSGSGEVKFKLNEVITLGTEDNKKIILNGKEGKGKFGKIELDGNKGVINKLTNITWNGTATTGQAATEDQLQQVQDTLNVKIEKNAREIKKITGGIATTMAMANIPQVGDNKLFSIGAGAAYYNKQGGFALGISGTEPSNTFIYKLSAGVDTQKTFGVSAGFNINFVDNTKKALVVNNNKAYVYDNKLAEKIARLEKENEAMKDRITALENKIGQSVSNFKEKLYIIDQFINNKYMPTKIQIEKLKAIVKEINERYTDRIIDITGHTDTTASERYNLELGLKRANKVSDLLISLGLKNPQNIRKVSSYGFNNKVNSNLSSNRRVEITVK, encoded by the coding sequence ATGGGAAAAAATAAAAAAATTTTTGGTTTAGTTTTAGGGATTTTACCTTTAATTACACCAATTATAGTGAGTGCTGAATTAACCACCGCTCAGATAATTACACCAATTATAGTGAGTGCTGAATTAACCACCGCTCAGATAGGGGCGACTTTAGTTCAAAAACCATTAACAAAAAATACTGTTAGTGGAACAAAGGCAACAGCTTTAGGAGAAGAAAATGTTACTAATGGAGAAAAAACAGTAGCATTAGGATTTGGAAATGAAGCTAAAAAGAGAAAAGCTGTAGCAGTGGGACTAAAAAATAAAGCAGAGGGCGAAAAATCTTCAGCTATGGGATATAAAAACATTACAAAAGGAAAAATGAGTTCAGCTGTTGGTGAGAAAAATAAGGCAACAGGTGATAGAAGTAGTGCATATGGATATAGAAATGAGAGTACAGGATTACACAGTCAAGTTTTTGGATATGGTAATAAAGCAGAGGGTGAGAGAACTAGTATATTTGGGAATAAATATAAAGTAACTGGAGAACAATCTGGAGCATTTGGTTTAGGAGACGGTTCATTTAAAGAAGGTAAAAAAGATTGGGATTATAAAAAAATGATTGAAGGATCTAATTCATATGCCTTTGGAAATAGAAATGGAATATCAAAAAGTGCTAAAAATAGTTTTATTTTAGGAAATGATACTGACATTGAAAAAGAAAATTCAGTAGCAATAGGAAATAAGAATAAAGTAAAAAATAAAAACACATTTGTTCTTGGAAATGATATAACAGCAACTAAAGAAAATTCTGTTTACTTAGGAAATAAAAGTAGTGAAGCAGACAGTACACATTCAAAAGCATTAGAGGACTATAGTAAAGATTTAACATTATTTAGTTCGCCTATAAATTTTACAGGTGGAAAAGCTATCGGAATAGTAACGATAGGTTCAGTAGGAAATGAAAGAAGACTACAAAATGTAGCAGCAGGATTAATAGCTGAAAAAAGTACTGATGCAATAAATGGTTCTCAGTTATATGCGATAACGCAAGCTTTAAAAGATAAAATAGATAATATTACTTTAAAGTATGAAGGAGATAAAGGTAAAAAAGAACTTAAATTAAAAACAGAAACAATGAAATTATCAGGAGATGGAAATATTACAACAGAAGTGAATTCAGGGTCAGGAGAAGTTAAATTTAAGTTAAATGAAGTAATAACATTGGGAACAGAAGATAATAAAAAAATAATATTAAATGGAAAAGAAGGAAAAGGAAAATTTGGAAAAATAGAACTTGATGGAAATAAAGGAGTAATAAATAAATTAACCAATATAACATGGAATGGAACAGCAACTACAGGACAAGCTGCAACAGAAGATCAATTACAACAAGTTCAGGATACTTTAAATGTAAAAATAGAAAAAAATGCTAGAGAAATAAAGAAAATAACAGGTGGAATAGCAACAACGATGGCAATGGCAAATATCCCACAAGTAGGAGATAATAAGTTATTTTCAATAGGTGCAGGAGCAGCCTATTACAATAAACAAGGTGGATTTGCTCTTGGAATAAGTGGAACTGAGCCATCAAATACCTTTATATATAAACTAAGTGCAGGAGTAGATACACAAAAAACATTTGGAGTATCAGCGGGATTTAATATTAACTTTGTAGATAATACTAAAAAAGCATTAGTTGTAAATAACAATAAAGCATATGTTTATGATAATAAATTAGCAGAAAAAATTGCAAGGCTTGAAAAAGAGAATGAAGCGATGAAAGATAGAATAACAGCTCTTGAAAATAAGATAGGTCAAAGTGTATCAAACTTTAAAGAAAAATTATACATAATAGATCAATTTATAAATAACAAATATATGCCAACAAAAATACAAATAGAGAAATTAAAAGCAATAGTAAAAGAAATAAATGAAAGATATACAGATAGGATAATAGATATAACAGGACATACAGATACAACTGCAAGTGAGAGATATAATCTTGAGTTAGGATTAAAGAGAGCAAATAAGGTATCAGATTTATTGATAAGCTTAGGTTTAAAGAATCCACAAAACATAAGAAAAGTATCAAGTTATGGATTTAATAATAAAGTAAATAGTAATTTATCTTCAAATAGAAGAGTAGAAATAACTGTTAAATAA
- the rpsF gene encoding 30S ribosomal protein S6 — MTKYEIMFILSTQITEDEKKAVVEKVEQVLAHSGAEEITTEIMGDRKLAYPIKKKENGYYVLTKFVMDGTKLGEIETKLNITESILKYMIVRDEK; from the coding sequence ATGACAAAGTATGAAATTATGTTTATTCTTTCAACACAAATAACAGAAGATGAAAAAAAAGCAGTAGTTGAAAAAGTAGAACAAGTTTTAGCACATTCAGGAGCTGAAGAAATCACAACTGAAATAATGGGTGATAGAAAACTTGCATATCCAATAAAGAAAAAAGAAAATGGATATTATGTTTTAACTAAATTTGTTATGGATGGTACAAAACTTGGTGAAATTGAAACTAAGTTAAATATAACTGAATCAATTTTAAAATACATGATTGTAAGAGATGAAAAGTAA
- a CDS encoding DEAD/DEAH box helicase has protein sequence MELLKENVSLWLSEQKNKLIYISSSVRNLEYYYSKLLEENLNVYFFKTNTQDKKELLDVNIKLIDVLSKKEKSIIIIDFVLAMSIFFEKVEYFDLELMQNIKLLELEQKLISFGYRKNYLVEQEGEYSRRGDIFDIFAPNNDTPVRLSFFDIEIEKIKFFDIQTQKSYENAEKVRIYSNNLYGEEVMLTKLSDLYHKVDIILENKEILQYNLENLIYLDEENEKILIERFEEILNKSQHITVIKTEGKNYQNEISIYKDNLSKKGINYKNISQIQKGDYVIHVQYGIGIYEGLEVLNDKEWLSVRYADEDKLYIPIDSLNRLEKYIGSKAEAPLLYRLGRRGFKRKEKRLKSDIEKIARELIEIQAKREQNIGIKFITDSIWQQEFEEGFEFEETTDQKQAIFDVKKDMQSGKVMDRIICGDVGYGKTEVAMRAAFKAIESGYQVALLAPTTILANQHYERFKKRFEGFPVNIEVFSRISNSKEKMEKLKNKKIDLVIGTHKILGNEFDFSNFGLLIVDEEQKFGVKAKEKIKSKRNNIDILTLTATPIPRTLNLALLGIRDISIISTPPSFRLPVKTEIKHNICEKELQKIILKEISRDGQVFYVSNDVKNMEKKAEDLRKILPKFINVDYIHGQLPAKEIKEKIQNFENDKFQILLCSTIIENGIDIPNANTIIIENFHKLGLSQIYQLRGRVGRAKRQAYCYLLRDENISKKGSLKQESIKEIENMSQAGYKLSIEDMQIRGAGEILGEKQHGAIETFGYDLYLKLLNEEIRKQKGNLKDKLENVEVVLKGKKYIPDDYISDEQRIIIYKRLSEAQDIDEIKEIEDELEDRFGKLPQTAKNYFIYLKAKIYASLNFISTIYEQNNNEVKVQYVEKISLLNSNVVTFNKDKFIELLS, from the coding sequence ATGGAATTATTAAAAGAAAATGTGTCATTATGGCTAAGTGAACAAAAAAATAAGCTAATATACATAAGCTCATCTGTTAGAAATCTTGAGTATTATTACAGTAAATTGCTAGAAGAAAACTTAAATGTATATTTTTTTAAAACAAACACACAAGATAAAAAAGAATTATTAGATGTAAATATAAAACTAATTGATGTTTTGTCAAAAAAAGAAAAAAGCATAATAATAATTGACTTTGTTTTGGCAATGTCAATTTTTTTTGAAAAAGTAGAATATTTTGATTTGGAATTAATGCAAAATATAAAGCTTTTAGAATTGGAACAAAAATTAATAAGTTTTGGATATAGAAAAAATTATTTAGTTGAACAAGAGGGAGAGTATTCAAGAAGAGGAGATATTTTTGATATTTTTGCTCCTAATAATGATACACCCGTAAGACTTAGTTTTTTTGATATAGAAATTGAAAAAATTAAATTCTTTGATATACAAACTCAAAAATCTTATGAAAATGCAGAAAAAGTTAGGATATATTCAAATAATTTATACGGTGAAGAAGTTATGTTAACTAAATTATCTGATTTATATCACAAAGTAGATATTATTTTAGAAAATAAGGAAATACTTCAATATAATTTAGAAAATTTAATATATTTAGATGAAGAAAATGAAAAAATTCTAATAGAAAGATTTGAAGAAATCTTAAATAAATCACAGCATATTACTGTAATAAAAACAGAGGGTAAAAATTATCAAAATGAAATAAGTATATACAAAGATAATTTATCAAAAAAAGGAATAAATTATAAAAACATATCACAAATACAAAAGGGCGATTATGTAATACATGTTCAATATGGTATAGGAATATATGAGGGGCTTGAAGTTTTAAATGATAAAGAATGGTTAAGTGTAAGATATGCAGATGAGGACAAATTATACATACCAATTGACTCTTTAAATAGACTTGAAAAATATATAGGATCAAAAGCGGAAGCTCCATTACTATATAGACTTGGAAGGCGTGGATTTAAAAGAAAAGAAAAAAGGCTTAAATCTGATATTGAAAAAATAGCTAGAGAACTTATAGAAATACAAGCTAAAAGAGAACAAAATATTGGTATTAAGTTTATAACTGATAGTATATGGCAGCAAGAATTTGAAGAAGGATTTGAATTTGAGGAAACAACGGACCAAAAACAGGCAATTTTTGATGTGAAAAAAGACATGCAAAGTGGTAAAGTTATGGATAGAATAATTTGCGGAGATGTTGGGTATGGTAAAACTGAAGTTGCAATGAGAGCTGCATTTAAAGCAATTGAAAGTGGTTATCAAGTAGCTCTTTTAGCTCCTACGACCATACTTGCAAATCAACATTATGAGAGATTTAAGAAAAGATTTGAAGGATTTCCTGTAAATATAGAAGTTTTTTCAAGAATTTCAAATTCTAAAGAAAAAATGGAAAAGTTAAAAAATAAAAAAATAGATTTGGTTATAGGTACACATAAAATACTCGGGAATGAATTTGATTTTAGTAATTTTGGTTTATTGATTGTTGATGAAGAACAAAAATTTGGAGTTAAAGCTAAAGAAAAAATAAAAAGTAAAAGGAATAATATAGATATACTTACTTTAACTGCCACACCAATACCAAGAACTTTAAATTTAGCTCTTTTAGGAATAAGGGATATATCAATTATTTCAACTCCACCATCTTTTAGATTACCTGTTAAAACAGAAATAAAACATAATATATGTGAAAAAGAATTACAAAAAATAATTTTAAAAGAAATAAGCAGAGATGGACAGGTTTTTTACGTATCAAATGATGTAAAAAATATGGAGAAAAAAGCAGAAGACTTAAGAAAAATATTACCAAAATTTATTAATGTTGACTATATACATGGTCAATTACCTGCAAAAGAGATAAAAGAAAAAATACAAAATTTTGAAAATGATAAATTTCAGATTCTTTTATGCTCTACTATAATTGAAAATGGAATAGATATTCCAAATGCAAATACAATAATAATTGAAAACTTTCATAAACTTGGACTTTCTCAAATTTATCAACTTCGTGGAAGAGTGGGAAGAGCAAAAAGGCAAGCGTATTGCTATTTATTGAGAGATGAAAACATAAGTAAAAAAGGAAGTTTAAAACAAGAAAGTATAAAAGAAATAGAAAATATGAGTCAGGCAGGTTATAAATTATCAATAGAAGATATGCAAATAAGAGGAGCGGGAGAAATTTTAGGTGAAAAACAACATGGAGCTATTGAAACTTTTGGTTATGATTTATATTTAAAATTATTAAATGAAGAAATTAGAAAACAAAAAGGAAATCTAAAAGATAAATTAGAAAATGTAGAGGTTGTATTAAAAGGAAAAAAATATATTCCTGATGACTATATAAGTGATGAACAAAGAATAATAATATATAAAAGATTAAGTGAGGCACAAGATATTGATGAGATAAAAGAAATTGAAGATGAATTGGAAGATAGATTTGGGAAATTACCTCAAACAGCTAAAAATTATTTTATATATCTAAAAGCAAAAATTTATGCAAGTCTTAATTTTATTTCAACAATATACGAACAAAATAATAACGAAGTAAAAGTGCAATACGTTGAAAAAATTTCACTTTTAAACTCAAATGTGGTAACATTTAACAAAGATAAGTTTATTGAATTGCTTTCTTAA
- the rpsR gene encoding 30S ribosomal protein S18 — translation MKPVAEFKKRKRRPKVKFKITDIDYKNVDLLKNFMNDKGKISPARVTGLDAKIQRKIAKAIKRARQIALLPYTKIEK, via the coding sequence ATGAAACCAGTTGCTGAATTTAAAAAGAGAAAAAGAAGACCAAAAGTAAAATTTAAAATAACTGATATAGATTATAAAAATGTGGATTTATTAAAAAACTTTATGAATGATAAAGGGAAAATATCTCCAGCAAGAGTAACAGGTCTTGATGCAAAAATTCAAAGAAAAATAGCTAAAGCAATAAAAAGAGCTAGACAAATAGCATTATTACCATATACAAAAATAGAAAAATAA
- a CDS encoding AMP-binding protein codes for MLKYSNLTALIDSNSNKITYATLIKHINSFSDKYLSDVKKGDFVLICSENRVEWIYSLYAIWNRGAIAVPVDYLSTKDEIDFFMNDLKTDKIIVSNKTKNNVENYTVNIDEIKLDESSQETKTNTPNGDDLAIIMYTSGTTGNPKGVMLTANNLLGEIDSIIDLKVVPNSPKTIAVLPFHHILPLMTTMIFFLNNQVEGTVILVDKLTGDDILKACKHGIDILVLVPRVYELFYNSIKNKIFGNIITKTLFNIVKLIGSKKLAKLVFKKVHNTLGNVKTLACGGAKADVKMMDFFTTLGFMFFEGYGLTETTALFAASINDHCKHGTVGKGIKNTSITIRDNELLVKGPMVTKGYYNNPEKTKEAFTEDGWFKTGDLVELDENGYIKIVGRANAMIVLSNGKNIDPEDIEQKIMRINDGTIKEIAVLAYNNKLCAVAVSDKSLPYIKKIIEKYNNECKPHLRILDVKTQTTELPRTRIGKLRRFVLKDIYSKDNSDIEIKENISYFKEYDEINKYIYEAKGFYVKPNFSLELDYGLDSLDLIELKTFIEKSFGVKSKGNTLEEIATYVKDNSKGYNKTNTSIENTIKNAPVKEYISGFLVPIAKFISYILCKIYFRLKIKNKVDEKGVKIYIANHESFIDAFALMNMVENNTYFLGIDWYFNNKFLRWVAKNSNIVLLNIDENMNGTIETLASILKSGKNVFIFPEGERTRNGNLGEFKKTYAMLSKNLNVPISCLKISGAYEAMPFGSKFIKPVKVTTQYLGTVHPDSLTVDEIVTKTKNLYY; via the coding sequence ATGTTAAAATATTCTAATTTAACTGCGTTAATAGATTCAAATTCAAACAAAATAACATATGCTACGCTTATTAAACACATAAATTCATTTTCTGATAAATATTTAAGCGACGTAAAAAAAGGAGATTTTGTTTTAATTTGTTCTGAAAACAGAGTTGAATGGATATATTCTTTATATGCCATATGGAATAGAGGAGCTATCGCTGTTCCTGTGGATTATTTAAGCACAAAAGATGAAATAGACTTTTTTATGAATGACTTAAAAACAGATAAAATAATAGTTTCAAATAAAACAAAAAATAATGTTGAAAATTATACAGTAAATATAGATGAAATAAAATTAGATGAAAGTAGTCAAGAAACAAAAACAAATACTCCAAATGGAGATGATTTAGCAATAATAATGTATACTTCAGGAACAACAGGAAATCCAAAAGGAGTTATGCTTACTGCAAATAATTTACTAGGTGAAATTGATTCTATAATAGATTTAAAAGTTGTTCCAAACAGTCCAAAAACTATAGCTGTTTTACCGTTTCATCACATACTTCCTCTTATGACAACTATGATATTTTTCTTAAATAATCAAGTTGAAGGTACAGTTATACTTGTTGATAAATTAACCGGTGATGATATATTAAAAGCTTGCAAACATGGAATTGATATATTAGTTTTAGTTCCAAGAGTTTACGAATTATTCTATAATTCAATAAAAAATAAAATTTTTGGAAATATAATAACAAAGACTTTATTCAATATAGTTAAATTAATAGGTTCTAAAAAGTTAGCAAAACTAGTTTTCAAAAAAGTACACAATACTTTAGGTAATGTAAAAACCTTAGCATGCGGTGGAGCAAAAGCTGATGTTAAAATGATGGATTTTTTTACAACTTTAGGATTTATGTTTTTTGAAGGATATGGTCTTACAGAAACAACAGCACTTTTTGCAGCATCTATAAATGATCACTGTAAACATGGAACTGTTGGTAAAGGAATAAAAAATACAAGCATTACAATTAGAGATAATGAATTATTAGTAAAAGGACCTATGGTTACAAAAGGATATTATAACAATCCTGAAAAAACAAAAGAAGCTTTTACTGAAGATGGTTGGTTTAAAACTGGTGATTTAGTAGAACTTGATGAAAATGGGTATATAAAAATTGTAGGGCGTGCTAATGCAATGATAGTTTTATCAAATGGTAAAAATATTGACCCTGAAGATATAGAACAAAAAATAATGAGAATTAATGACGGTACAATTAAAGAAATCGCTGTTTTAGCTTATAACAACAAACTTTGTGCTGTTGCTGTAAGTGATAAATCTCTACCATACATAAAAAAAATTATTGAAAAATATAACAACGAATGTAAACCTCATCTAAGAATTTTAGATGTTAAGACACAAACAACCGAACTTCCAAGAACACGTATAGGTAAGTTAAGAAGATTTGTTTTAAAAGATATTTATAGTAAAGATAATTCTGATATAGAAATTAAAGAAAATATTTCATATTTTAAAGAATACGATGAAATAAATAAATATATTTATGAAGCAAAAGGATTTTATGTTAAACCTAATTTCAGTTTAGAACTTGATTACGGTTTAGATTCTCTTGATTTGATAGAACTTAAAACTTTTATTGAAAAAAGCTTTGGAGTTAAGTCAAAAGGTAATACCCTTGAAGAAATTGCAACATACGTAAAAGATAATTCAAAAGGGTATAATAAAACAAATACATCAATAGAAAATACTATTAAAAACGCACCAGTAAAAGAATATATAAGCGGTTTTTTAGTTCCTATTGCTAAATTTATTTCATATATACTTTGTAAAATTTATTTCAGATTAAAAATAAAAAATAAAGTAGATGAAAAAGGCGTAAAAATATATATAGCAAATCATGAAAGTTTTATTGATGCATTTGCACTTATGAATATGGTTGAAAATAACACGTATTTTTTAGGAATAGACTGGTATTTCAATAATAAATTTCTTCGTTGGGTTGCTAAAAACTCAAATATTGTCTTACTAAATATAGATGAAAACATGAATGGAACTATTGAAACTTTAGCTTCTATACTAAAATCAGGTAAAAATGTATTTATTTTCCCTGAAGGAGAAAGAACAAGAAATGGAAATTTAGGAGAGTTCAAAAAAACATATGCAATGCTTTCTAAAAATCTTAATGTTCCTATTTCTTGTTTAAAAATTTCAGGAGCATATGAGGCTATGCCTTTTGGTTCTAAATTTATTAAACCAGTTAAAGTAACAACACAATATCTTGGAACAGTACATCCTGATTCATTAACTGTTGATGAAATTGTCACAAAAACCAAAAATTTATATTATTAA
- a CDS encoding RNA-binding S4 domain-containing protein, giving the protein MRLDKFLKLIRVIKRRSIAQELCDAGNVEVNSSIKKPAYVVKKGDEVVVKYFNHTIKFKVLELPTQIVSKDDVEKFISFSN; this is encoded by the coding sequence ATGAGATTAGATAAGTTTTTAAAGTTAATTCGTGTTATAAAACGAAGAAGTATAGCACAGGAACTTTGTGATGCTGGGAATGTAGAAGTTAATTCAAGTATTAAAAAGCCAGCATACGTAGTAAAAAAAGGCGATGAAGTAGTGGTTAAATATTTTAATCATACTATAAAATTTAAAGTATTGGAATTGCCAACACAAATAGTATCAAAAGATGATGTAGAAAAATTTATCAGTTTTTCTAATTAA
- the sppA gene encoding signal peptide peptidase SppA: MKKIINTLKSFIFFNIKIFYSISIGFIFFLFLVFLIIAGIKNIFSPDITVNKNYTHLIFNLKNVNEDKFNNQFSFDQKDSSFIQVINELEKIRLNDNVKDIILQLDEIDANASQIEELISVFKDLKKSNKKIYAYGIDINAKAYKLASIADKIIMPNTYSASLDITGYYANTLYYKNLLDKFGVKVESIHVGSHKSAGENLYLNKMSKEHRSDVTRIYENRLIEFANTIAENRKLNRFILRQNILDGKYANINPFKARDLSLIDDIKNWDNFLVDNGIKKDKTEYFSNILAQENSKSQSTNKNTIAVIPLEGIITPTNSRINTFYISEQIVKEKLDEAKKLPNLKGVILRINSPGGSALESELIYQQLKKFKQTLKIPIYISMGDTAASGGYYISSVGDKIFADKATITGSIGVVSIIPKFANTLNKLKISSQVVSNGKFAGIFDPYYTLTKEDKEHIYNTSLNVYEEFKMRVKEGRKLKEEQLEPIAGGRIWLGNEAINIGLVDNIGGIKDTINAITKDYGIRNYSVTEINSSMDIQKLFDQTKKYVFSQNPLNLGKEYFDLLFFNDNAMKPLYFVFGIENPKY, translated from the coding sequence ATGAAAAAAATTATAAACACATTAAAATCTTTTATATTTTTTAATATTAAGATTTTCTATTCGATTTCAATAGGATTTATTTTCTTTTTGTTTTTAGTTTTTTTAATAATTGCAGGTATAAAAAATATATTTTCACCAGACATAACTGTAAACAAAAATTACACACACTTAATATTTAATTTAAAAAATGTAAATGAAGATAAATTTAATAATCAATTTTCATTTGATCAAAAAGATTCTTCGTTTATACAAGTTATAAATGAATTAGAAAAAATAAGACTTAATGATAATGTTAAAGATATAATACTTCAACTTGATGAAATAGATGCAAATGCATCTCAAATTGAAGAATTAATTTCTGTTTTTAAAGATTTAAAAAAATCAAATAAAAAAATATATGCTTACGGTATAGATATAAATGCAAAGGCATATAAATTAGCAAGCATAGCAGATAAAATAATTATGCCTAACACATATAGTGCTTCACTTGATATAACAGGCTATTATGCAAATACTCTTTATTACAAAAACTTACTTGATAAATTCGGAGTTAAAGTTGAGTCAATACATGTTGGTTCTCATAAATCTGCCGGAGAAAATCTTTATTTAAACAAAATGTCAAAAGAACATAGAAGTGATGTTACCAGAATTTATGAAAACAGACTAATCGAATTTGCAAATACTATAGCTGAAAATAGAAAACTAAACAGATTTATATTAAGACAAAATATTTTAGATGGTAAATATGCAAATATTAATCCGTTTAAAGCTCGTGATTTATCTTTAATTGATGATATAAAAAACTGGGATAATTTTCTTGTTGATAATGGTATAAAAAAAGATAAAACAGAATATTTTAGTAATATACTTGCACAAGAAAACTCAAAATCACAATCTACTAATAAAAATACTATAGCCGTTATTCCTCTTGAAGGGATAATAACACCTACTAACAGCAGAATTAATACTTTCTATATTTCAGAACAAATTGTTAAAGAAAAATTAGATGAGGCAAAAAAATTACCTAATCTTAAGGGAGTTATACTTCGTATAAATTCTCCAGGAGGTTCAGCTCTTGAATCTGAATTAATTTATCAACAACTAAAAAAATTCAAACAAACACTTAAAATTCCTATTTATATATCAATGGGAGATACTGCTGCTTCAGGAGGTTACTATATTTCAAGTGTAGGAGATAAAATTTTTGCAGATAAAGCAACAATAACAGGTTCTATAGGAGTTGTTAGTATAATTCCTAAATTTGCAAATACATTAAACAAATTAAAAATTTCTTCTCAGGTTGTATCAAATGGAAAATTTGCAGGAATATTTGATCCATATTACACACTTACAAAAGAAGATAAAGAACATATATATAACACATCATTAAATGTTTACGAAGAATTTAAAATGCGTGTTAAAGAAGGAAGAAAACTTAAAGAAGAGCAATTAGAACCTATAGCAGGTGGTAGAATATGGCTAGGTAATGAAGCAATCAATATTGGCTTAGTTGATAATATTGGTGGTATAAAAGATACTATAAATGCAATAACTAAAGATTATGGTATAAGAAATTATTCTGTTACAGAAATCAATTCTTCAATGGACATACAAAAATTATTTGATCAAACTAAAAAATATGTATTTAGTCAAAATCCATTAAATTTAGGAAAAGAATATTTTGATCTACTATTCTTTAACGATAATGCAATGAAACCACTTTATTTTGTATTTGGTATTGAAAATCCTAAATATTAA
- a CDS encoding single-stranded DNA-binding protein: MNYVSLLGRLTKDVELKQTSTGKTYCRFTLAVKKEYASEGADFINCVAWDKKAEFLANYFTKGQRVLIQGRLNTGSYEVNGEKRFTTDVLIDKISFVESQQNAQSVSYGNKSTSMDIPQEDNMEDDSLDDDEFPF, from the coding sequence ATGAATTATGTATCATTGTTAGGAAGATTAACAAAAGATGTTGAATTAAAACAAACTTCAACAGGAAAGACTTATTGTAGATTTACATTAGCTGTAAAAAAAGAATATGCTTCTGAAGGAGCAGATTTCATAAATTGTGTCGCTTGGGATAAAAAGGCTGAATTTTTAGCAAATTATTTTACTAAAGGACAAAGAGTTTTAATACAAGGAAGACTAAATACAGGGTCATATGAAGTTAATGGAGAAAAAAGATTTACAACAGATGTATTAATAGACAAAATATCATTTGTTGAAAGTCAACAAAATGCTCAAAGTGTATCATATGGTAACAAGTCTACAAGTATGGATATTCCTCAAGAAGATAATATGGAAGATGACTCATTAGATGATGACGAATTTCCATTTTAA